The Immundisolibacter cernigliae genome has a window encoding:
- a CDS encoding iron-containing redox enzyme family protein, producing MNQQDIVDRIAARCVESANTWPWLTGKMTVGMAQAWMIQHSIRNRQFSASYRPAWMSRCPDQAVVRKTIGQMLEELVYDENLKAPHTKILFEMARTLGLTDKQLHDAVPNAKTDIWHQVTENLCRNRHWIIGWLSTSLEEFVLTAIDRETNISADKWQKDLGLTDEQLFFFRYHEKADMEHAGKVVWAPIKRHVTTPELAADVLAGLDTALEASRIFYEGVMDLAAELDAQGVKLPTAA from the coding sequence ATGAACCAGCAGGACATCGTCGACCGCATTGCCGCCCGCTGCGTGGAGTCGGCCAACACCTGGCCGTGGCTGACCGGCAAGATGACGGTCGGCATGGCGCAGGCCTGGATGATCCAGCACTCCATCCGCAACCGCCAGTTCAGTGCCAGCTACCGCCCGGCCTGGATGAGCCGCTGCCCGGACCAGGCGGTGGTGCGCAAGACCATCGGCCAGATGCTCGAAGAACTGGTCTATGACGAGAACCTGAAGGCGCCGCACACCAAGATCCTGTTCGAGATGGCCCGTACGCTCGGCCTGACCGACAAGCAGCTGCACGACGCCGTGCCCAACGCCAAGACCGACATCTGGCACCAGGTGACCGAGAACCTGTGCCGCAACCGGCACTGGATCATCGGCTGGCTGTCGACCTCGCTGGAAGAATTCGTGCTGACCGCCATCGACCGCGAGACCAACATCAGCGCCGACAAGTGGCAGAAGGACCTGGGCCTGACCGACGAACAGCTGTTCTTCTTCCGCTACCACGAGAAGGCGGACATGGAACACGCCGGCAAGGTCGTGTGGGCGCCGATCAAGCGTCACGTGACCACGCCGGAACTGGCCGCCGACGTACTGGCCGGTCTGGATACGGCGCTGGAAGCCTCGCGCATCTTCTACGAAGGCGTGATGGACCTGGCCGCCGAGCTCGACGCGCAGGGCGTCAAGCTGCCGACCGCTGCTTGA
- a CDS encoding aromatic ring-hydroxylating oxygenase subunit alpha — MNANTQFIQDLVTFPAKTNAIPKALYESAEIYQLEMERLFYGPHWHPVAHVGEIPNAGDYKTFYIGEVPILITRLEGGAVGVFHNACSHRGTMLVPEVRGNAGEFQCPYHRWLFDNGGNLRGVPGENDFPEDFCKADFGLRKIRYEVFAGLVFATLDDHAAPLSEQLGEIAAPLAASLGGDGRLKLLGYQKVMYNANWKTYRDQDGYHPPLLHAAFKMLNWQGGKGECTISENGNIALVSQLAAVRNADFLKDPSLVEFKGVDPSQGSYVVCPSLVSFGSKHLDMFNFRFGIPRGPLKTEVHWAYFCHEDDDEEMIRHRLRQSSNMLGPSGLVSLEDAAVFHRIQNALKAGTPNAYFMKGVRKDADPYKSGQNDEIANIVWWEWYRKQMGFSRAAA; from the coding sequence ATGAATGCCAACACCCAGTTCATCCAGGATCTGGTCACCTTCCCGGCCAAGACCAATGCCATCCCCAAGGCGCTCTACGAGAGCGCGGAGATCTATCAGCTGGAAATGGAACGGCTGTTCTACGGGCCGCACTGGCATCCGGTGGCGCACGTGGGCGAGATCCCGAACGCCGGCGACTACAAGACCTTCTATATCGGCGAGGTGCCGATCCTGATCACGCGTCTGGAAGGCGGTGCCGTCGGCGTGTTCCACAACGCCTGCTCGCATCGCGGCACCATGCTGGTGCCCGAGGTGCGCGGCAACGCCGGCGAGTTCCAGTGCCCGTATCACCGCTGGCTGTTCGACAACGGCGGCAACCTGCGCGGCGTGCCGGGCGAGAACGATTTTCCGGAAGACTTCTGCAAGGCCGACTTCGGGCTGCGCAAGATTCGCTACGAGGTGTTCGCCGGCCTGGTGTTCGCCACCCTGGATGACCACGCGGCGCCGCTTTCGGAGCAGCTTGGCGAGATCGCGGCGCCGCTGGCCGCCTCGCTGGGTGGTGACGGCAGGCTCAAGCTGCTCGGCTACCAGAAGGTCATGTACAACGCCAACTGGAAGACTTACCGCGATCAGGACGGCTATCACCCGCCGCTGTTGCACGCCGCCTTCAAGATGCTCAACTGGCAGGGCGGCAAGGGCGAATGCACGATTTCCGAGAACGGCAATATCGCGCTGGTGTCGCAGCTGGCGGCGGTGCGAAACGCCGATTTCCTGAAGGACCCGAGCCTGGTCGAGTTCAAGGGCGTGGACCCGAGCCAGGGTTCGTACGTGGTCTGCCCGTCACTGGTATCGTTCGGCAGCAAGCATCTGGACATGTTCAATTTCCGCTTTGGCATTCCGCGTGGGCCGCTCAAGACCGAGGTCCACTGGGCCTACTTCTGCCACGAGGATGACGACGAGGAAATGATCCGCCATCGGCTGCGCCAGTCGTCCAACATGCTCGGCCCATCGGGCTTGGTCAGCCTGGAGGACGCGGCCGTGTTCCACCGCATCCAGAATGCGCTCAAGGCCGGCACACCCAATGCCTACTTCATGAAGGGCGTGCGCAAGGACGCCGATCCATACAAGTCCGGCCAGAACGACGAGATCGCCAACATCGTCTGGTGGGAGTGGTACCGCAAGCAGATGGGTTTCAGCCGCGCCGCGGCCTGA